TTGGAGATACCTCTTCTTGATTTctagagaaaagcaaaaaaatttaaaaattaaacacaaaacacaagtgATTTATAGCAAAGGGGAACTGATTTAAACACAAACAATACACACCTGTTGCTAAAAGATGCAGTTTCTTTGATAGGAAGAAAGAATTTTGTTGATGTCACTTTCTTAAACTGAGCTTGCTCGTATGGATAGAGAAGTATAAGAGGCAAGGTATAGTCAAACATTATCCTTAAGCCATCCACCATCTCTTTACAAAGTTCAACACTAAAATGAAGAATTCAGAGAAACAATATGACCTATCATGCAAATCTAGTTTACTGATTAAAAACAAACCAATGAAATGCCCTTGTTCACAAAAATAACCTTATGTGGCATACCCCGCacctataaatatttaaaataaataaagatgtatCATACTTTTTCTCAGGCGGCACATAGTGAAGATTCATGTTGACATTTGCAGATGTCTGGTGATGTCGGAATCTTTCATTTGCGGAAAATGCTGCATTGATGGCAAAGTGTTTGACGTAAGATTCGAGAATGGTAATTATGTTGGTCTGACATGGCAGTTTTAccagctgaaaaaaaacaaaaacgtatTTCTGATTTAGTAGTATGAACAATTTAGTAAAACAAGGACCAGACGTGCGTTGTAAAAATAAGCCGAAGAAATAACGTACCCGTTTTCTCTTGTTAATGTAGTAGCAATCTTCTTCAAGTTTCTTCTTCAAAACATCAGGAATCTCGATGACAATAGATTTTTCATCCATATCACGTTTTGAGTGGTtatcttgttcttctttctaaaAACACAACACTTAATTTGCCGACATATCCACTATTTAGcagaattattttcataaaatgtagCACCAGCTACCGATGCAAATCCTAAAGGCAAACCATAGGTCATGGTATGTACATACAGCATTTCGTGGAAGTGCATGGTGGCAAACTCCAGGAAAGTACAATTTTTACATGTGACATTTATGGTGTGTGACATACattgaaatgaaaatgtataatacgtaacaagaagaggcaaaatAACAGATATCTGCAATTAAAAAGCGTAGAAACGGTATGACAAATATTGTTAAAACCGTGAACTACAGGACTTAATTATCCCCTTGACGCGTTCATCTGGTGCCCTCATGAGTGGGTTTCCATTGCGATACATTATTTTAAGTAGTAACACCGCTGTGTCAGAAATTGACAGTTACATATTACATTTCCCTGCAAACTTCTGGCATATATTtgataaaacaataattctactaaaaaatagcaattaaaACACGTAGTCACATTATACCCAAaggattttaaaatgaaataccatTTCTGTTTTGTCTTCAAAGTCACTTTcttcactttttatttcttcatcgGTTCCTTCCTCACTGTCCTCTGATGAACTACTTAATGCTACAAGATAAACATAGTAACGTGTTAccttaaatatttgtataacaCATTTGagctttttttagattttcaacAAATATTTTGGCCGTGGTCCATGCAAGTTTAAAACAACTATTGTTACGATAGACATTTCAAGTAGTTCTTTCCACGTTCTTCTTTTTCGAAATACAGTAGAAGGTTGCTTGGTTATCCCCGGGGGCttacaataatatttaaaacaattaaagggGAAACAAAACCGTCACAGATAACTCATGAGTGTTTGGTAACACCTATGTTACATTATAATTTAGTACCCACAAGAAGCCATGTCACAGTACCACACAATGTTCCTCTAGAGGAGTGATGGTGAATTTATTTAGCCGATGTAGCGCCACAAAAGAGGCCCCATTGTGGCACGCATGCCATAGGTTTGCAATCATTGCTCTTGATTGCAAGCAAGTCCCTCTTTAGCTAATGTATCAGTCCATCTGTCAGTCCCTGTTTTAAATGAACTGCGAGccgtgtaaattgttggtgctgcATAAAAGGCGATAACGCTCAGATATACCCTACACTCAGAATAAACATCAGTGTGTGTCAGCTGGACAGAAATACAGATAAGCCGTGACTCACAGCTTTCATCGTTGTcctccttttcattttttaaaacagaatCCACTCCCGGCAACCGACACCGCCGCTTCTTCCGTCCCTTTCTTCTCCTACAAACACAAATACCGGTAACGTTTATTTGCATGCCaaggataacaaaaaaaaaatagaagccaTTGTAATCCTGAAGGTCTTCAACAGATGGAAAATTGAAAACACAAGAAATATCACAAATGTTTCACTATATCACTCCCAATATTTACAGTGAGAGTTTAGAGCCGCCAAAGAGCAAATGCATACAGAGTATACTGATGAACCCCCcccctctatgcatttgcacGCATGAATGCttgcaagaaaaagaaaagttaaaGCCAACTCTTTAAAGTTCTGTGAACAggcaaaaataagtatttgaagGGAAAAAGGGTCGTGAAGCTTCAATTTTAGATTCTAATATAAATCTTCAATAAAGATGAATTTTTCTATTTGGGCTTGCCAATTCACGGATTTTGAAATAGAAGGAAGGAGGACTGAGGACAGCCATCAGCCCCGATTGTAGAGGTAAAAGATCTACTCATTAAAAATCACAgctacacattcattcatagaAGATCAAGAAGCAGGTATCGTgtccatttaaaatgaaatgtttttcatCTGCACACTAGCTGGTTAACACgatcatataataataagacCTATGTAAAAGGACAAACAAAAAGAGATGGCAACAGGTTGCAAGGCAAAGCAGTAACGCAAAGAGCGACAATCACAGTCTAAAGCAGCAGCACAAGCATTTGCCTTTTCTTCTCAAGCGAGCATCTATTTAGCAGACGGGTTTCTTACATGCGAGCCACTGCTTTTCTTGCCAACTTGCGCTGTAATCTCCGATTCTCATCAGTATCACGAAGAACATGGTCTTCTGCTGCCCATCTATCCCAGCTAAGGTTGCAAAGGGAAACAAAGGAATAAACGTAAACCAAAGCATCACTCAGACAGCTACCTTATCTGTAAGGAATGATACGCTCTTCCAATGTAGTTTCTTGATAACTACAAAGACACTCGCAGCTTGAAAGGGCCTCCGTAAGTCACGTGAAGTCTTGCGGGAGTTGtcacactgaagaaattacctATGACTaccacattaaaatatacagatatatatttagGCAGTGACATATTTTTAAGGTGTGCTGCCCTAAGCCTGACCAAGGGTCGCACACCTACCGTCCCTCCCCAAAAataccccccctcaaaaaaaaaaattgcattgagATTGAACACTACAAGGTAGAGATGTGCACTTCCCCAACACAATTCTCTTTAACTACCCCCTAGGCTTTTAAGCCTTTTTTGTTAACCAAAGCATCCAAGAACCAACTACAAATTTTGGAAACGTGCCACGGCCCTGCAGAGCCAAAGAGAATCACTATTGGTCCTCATGACATCAAGTAAAGGTATAGGTATAGTAAAGGTACGAACAAGCTGTAAGTAATTTCAACCACCCAGGAAGCAATGTTCACCATGACGGTAGGTAGTTCGGACAGATACGTTGTGAACACTCCTAGTGTGGGGGTAAGGGAAGAAGCATAGGAACCGTGCAGCCAATTCTTATGGTCCATCTATGTCATCCAGGTGTTATAAGCTACTTTTCATAAAACAATCAAATGCATTTACggacaaaagaacaaaatattttaccttcTGTTCCAACCATTAAAATGGATCAGATATTCTGGGGTCTTCCTGCCTTTGTCATCTTTGTTAACAACTACATCGACAACCTGTAAAGAAatacaatgaatatatatatatatatatatatatatatatatatatatatatatatatatatatatatatatatatatcacatgcaCGCATGTTAGCTCCTACTGTAGCACATTAACATTGTTTTGCTagatagtaaaagtaattgcaTCTGAAGCCAAACGtttaaacaggaaaaaaaagaaagatgcgGATTGATTCTCTTTCTTTAAACAAATGATCTAAAATCCTTTATACAATGAGAAAGTCACATACATTAATTTCTTCTGCTTAAACGTGTAATGGGTGATTCACGATGTATAGGTTAGAGCAGAAAGGTACCTGTGCACCACCTATGCAATACAGATGAGGGATGTTAGGGAAACTTTCAGGCTCAAATaagaaaatttatttttttaaattgttttagaaCCAGATATTGCTGTATTTTAGTCTAGGATAGTCCTCTCTTGAATCCATTCTTCTTTATTGACAAATCCATTGCATCAATGTATTATTGATTTTGATaccaccatcatattccacagcactgtacaatgggtaaacaggatatAAGAAGCTGTggataacataataatttggaCGTACAGCACAAGAAGAGCCCTGTTTAAACAAGTTAATAAATGAGAATGCCCCTAaacaacacacatacactgtacacatccatacacacacacacacacacacacacacacagcacacatccatacatctatagacacacacacacagcacacatccatacacatcTATAAACACACAgcacacatccatacacacagcacacatccatacacacagcacacatccatacacacagcacacatccatacacacagcacacacaccggtatacaATAACTGACTAAAATAGTCTACGTGCAGAAGCGAAGCCGTAAACGCAGGTCTCCTGACCATTTAATTCAGTTGTCCATCCATCTCCAGAGGCTACTTAAGGATGGAGCCCAAAATCAACATTTCAAGCACCCCTTCCCTTCCCCTCTcctcactaatacacacaccttGGCATCGTACAGCACTTTGGCCTTGGTGGGATCTGGTTCAAAGCAGAGTACTTTCTCTCCTTTATGAAATTTAAGTTTCATTCCCCGCGAGTTCATTTGTTCATCATGGCGAGGTGCAGGAAGCGAAACTCCTGCAGCAGCCACAGCACCGCACTGACCGTAGGGGAAGAGGAAGACACTGTTAGTCAGAGACGGGGCCGCCATGTCTACTATGGGAAAACTAGCCAATCATAGTGGACTGTGTAAAGGGGCTCGCTAATATAAACCAATAGCGTACGACATAAGAAAGTAAACTAGCAACATTAGCCAATCAGTGTCGGCACTGCGGAAGCGACGCCCCACTAGTTCTAAGAGTAAAGTGGTTTTGTTTTCCTGACGTTATAACCAGAGTATCGTCGATCTTCAAACACTAGAGGAAACCAGGGTTTGTCGCTATCCAGGAGATGGGCGGCCATTTTGCCGGTGGTAAAAGTGTTGTGCTACACCAGGATGTGGGCGCTATAGTAACATCTGGTTATGCTACTGATAGCTATATTAATATGCACACTGCAGTAGGCTAATGTATTTAGACGTGTTGTCtatgtataattgtatttttaaacatatccattgtttatattcacattattactttttctacccagcaaacattatgAACTCCTAGAAAAAGGGACCTCGGGAGGAAATAGGACTGAGGGATTTAGGTCCCAAAGACCGAACATTTGGAACCTATGGCATACTGGGATGTAAGACTTTTCTGGAGGCTTTTTGACATTTAGATAAATCATGCGTCCCAAACCTTCCTGATTTTACAGAATTGTGCCTGCTGTCCCATCCTGTGTAGTGGGAACTTATGAGCAGTGTTTCCTCTTCTTTTGCATAGAATACAACCACAAAACAAAAGTGTCTTTCTGGCCACCAGACAAAACgatattatgtcctgatatggcGAGGGCATTTCCAACCGTAGGTTTTGTGTCTTATTGGATAAGTGAATTGGAGCCTGTTGTTTGCGGTCGAACTGAATGTAGAGAATAAGTGTGTTGGACTCACTCAACAAACTCAACCGCTACTCTACTTCAGGACCAGCTCAGCCTttctgctggagaaaccggccaGTGTTAGGCTTTCATAATGCAACGCCAAAtctacctttagtgaataatccaACCCTAAGGGGAATTTTAGATGTCTAGAGTTAAGAGCAATGgttttgtatttactaatacTTTACTGCAGCCTTACCACAAGCAATGGTCTGTTCTCCATGCACATACTAATCAATTCAAGAATGGTTGGATCACAAAGCAGGAGCTTAGCTGCAGCTGCAGCGCTGTAGCTTCTACCTCAAGTAAGTACACACAGAATTCATTTGTTCCATTGATTGTGCTTTCCAGATTTACAATTTTCATTTGTGCCAGGGAGCGTATTGTAGATAGCATGCATTCATAATACACTGAGCTCAACAGATAATAAGACCTTGAATAGTGCATTATGGTTATACACTCATGTCAAACATAACAGCAGACGTATAAATGACTCCCCTATTATATATGCAAACTTAATATGCGTCTAGGGCACTGTGACAAATGCATTAAACAAATGCATGCAGGATAGAGCACTGGAATCATTGCATAGGATGCTACACATACCGGTACTTGTCTGCTTATGAAGGTGTAGAGCTGTGAGCAACCAAAAAAGACCCATAGATTTGAAAATAGTTAACCCTGCTTAACATACACAGCTAATTATCTCTTTCAAGTTCTTTTTAAAGGACTAATGGAGGACTAAGTCCGTCTTTCTTGCCTGCTTCTGTCGACTCTCCTGCATCTATTCCCGCTCCTACCTCTATTTGAATAACCTGCCTACGTTGCTGGGCATCTGACCAGTACTAACCCTTGGCTTGGCTTACTCTGACATTTGGCATGTACTACCATAAACTAGAGCATACTTTACACTGCCAACATGACCCACTAGGAAAGGACATCAGGGGACTTTAAATGCCAGTAATACCAAGAGTATGGTATTGAGGAATAATaaacagtgtatatttttttccccaaatactTTCTTCAAATTAATACAACTTGAGGTTTGTTTTCAGTTTGATGGTGAACCAACTACTTTATCAGTACTTTGATTGTTGCTTTGAGTCCAGACAAATTGATATTACTGCAAATCTTTTTTGTGAGGTATAGTaattattaaccttttttttacatgactgCTTGTAGCCATGTCACCTATAATCCCTGGAGCTTTAGGAGTATGCTAGTACTATCTAACCAGATATTGCCCCATTCTTGGATATATCTAACCCCTACAAGAACAGCCAAAGAAAACATGTGATAGAATACAAAGACCTGCACCCATTAAACTAGATGTATTAGCTGTTACCTTTCATGCAAGATGTAGTCACATTTTGCACGATTCAGCTTTGGATCTTCATAACTGGAAACAGATGGTGACCTAAAATGCCACTGGTGAGTTACACTGGCACTTCAAAGGTTAACACagttttttatgtatgttgAAGACTGGAATAAtgcgtttacatttttgtggctAGATTATGTCTTCTGGGATAGATTTATGACACAGTGGGATTCTCtaatgtttaaaaatgcttGTGTATGTGGTAGTTTGCTAGTTGCCATTTGCATAACATTGAAAGAACAGcaccaataaaatatttgtacttaAATGGAACTTCCAATGCCCTGTCCAATAATTGTTATAAAGCATTGAGTATTTAACACATGCATACTAAATGCTTTCGCTGAAACCCCGATAGTTAATCAATTAATAATGCCATTAATGTTTCACTGGAGTATACACCTACCCGTGATCTTCTGGTGAACCTTGTACTCACAACCTGGAAGCCTCCTGGAGATTACTGCACCATAATCAGCAGTAGTAGCAGTCCATCACATGCATCTCCATTGGGACACTATTACCCTGAAAAAGTAGTCACAAAGACCTCTAGATCACAAAAGTACTCTCTGCATTTTTCTGCAATAGAAAGCCATGTAGCCCCTCTTTCGGCAAGAGCCAGCATTTCTGGCTCTGTGCTGGCTGATTCAGTTTAACAGTGCTCGCATCAAGCACTTTTACACTGACTGCATGTCCATGCCTGAACAAAATGTCAGGCTTTCTCTAACTGCAGTATCATCACTGACACAACAGGAAAGTTAAAATAGAAGAAACCCTGCAGTGTCTATACAGGCCCCGCTGTGTTCCTGATGCTCCCCTGCCACTGATCACTTATGACTGTTTTTGTACAGTTGTGATATTATCAACACTTGGATACTTTTTTCTAGTCTGAATAAATCCAGTTTAGTCAATGCCAATTACATCCTTAATGAAATGTTGcccaaaaatggcattttatgaGAAATGTctgtgcaatttaaaaagcagGGAGCTAGaattaacatataacatatacaacTGTGAATCCTGTCATTTACTATTTGTTTTCTTCCATGGATATAGTTTATGCTCTTAATCTAAGGGCCAGACTCCATTGAGACAAAAGCATGTAGTACAGTTGTGCAAAATGTACTCCAACAtgcataacaaaaatacaattaaggGGGTTAACTGTTTccttaacaaaaacaataactaGGAAAGCAAGGCTCAATGGAAATGAAGAGGGGTCACCAATATGATGGGGGTAGATTGCACTAATGTAAGGTTTGTTATTCCCcaacaggaaaaaatatatgtttatcaaTAGGAAAACCTCAAGGGAGGTTGACTCCCTTGATACCTGCCAACTCTTCACAGTAAGGTAGACCATTAGATACTTTAATAGTGAAAACTAAGcatagattttaaaaataaaccacaaaCACAAAATCAGATGCAAATCAAATCAAATTGTTGAAAAACATGACTACATTTGAATGACTATTTAATGCTATGTGCTTTAACTCTTTATTTTGTTCGTTTGCCCCTCTAGGACATACCATGTGAGACAAGGGCTTGTATAGATTTCTCAGTTATTATCAGCACAGAGCCCTTAAGCAGCTGCTCCATAATACTGGAACACCACTGGTATCAAAACGTATAAAACCcttatatttatcattataaagggccagctcAGACTTTCTTGCTAGAAAAACCTGCTAGTGTTGGCCATTCGTAATAAATGGTGGCGTTGGAACCACAACTCTCCAgcaaactctccttttagtaaataaaacatgttttggcAATTGCATAAGGCTGCCACCAGAGGGCAGTAATACTTGTTAGTTCCTCGCACTCTTTAACACTGGATACAAAGCAGAACATCCATGTAAGttatatagaatttgacagatGGGTTTCTAGTGTTGCATTCTTTCATATTGTGAGAGTGAGATTGTAATTTAAATTAAGTATGTTACTTCACTTGCCAACATCTAAGTGGATTGCATTTTTTGCCTGTTTGGGAAAAAAGTAAACAGTTTGTCAAACATATTATCCCGCtttgatatattgttttattcataatttatttaactCCATAAAAGGTAAATGCAAAACTTTTATAACTTTGCAGAGGTTTAAATGTATCCTGCATTATGTCTTACATTATATACAACATGTAAGCCGAGCTACTATGTTTTCTTGAAAGAAACAATAACACAAGCAACGCTTTCTTGtttggaaatattaaaaatatataactttaatGGTTCATAAGGTGCTCAAAAAAGATCTAAACAACAATTATCCCTAACTGATATAACCCTCTACAGCATCATGCATTTTCCTTTGAGGTTGTGCCTCTCCTTGTTGTGATATTTTAgaagacttttttctttttacaaaaataaatgacaacaTTGACTGTGTAGTTTAACCGGTGTACCGTGGAGGAACGTTCAGTATGATGTCGAAAGTCATCCCTCCAGCATGCAAATGGTTAACATTTCCAGAGGCAAGGTTATGGGGAAATGAGTGCGTTTAGTAACAGGTAAATGACAGGAGGTCAGATGTAAGTGCTTGGGGGGAGCTAGGAGGAGTGACTGTGTGAGCTGTTTTAGTAGAATAGACTCTCAGCTCCCTTCTGCCTATCCCTCCCCTTTTTATCCTGTGTGCATGAGCTCTTGTCAAGGATTGTTATACTagagctttaaaaaataaagaatgtgaTTTTAAAAGATATACAAActggaggtaaaaaaaaaaaaaagaatacggCATCTTCCTTATCTTGTATTCGTGTTTATcctttgggaagaaagtggattttttttcttcgtgaCTTGTGGAAAGCATGCTGTACTGGAGAGACGTGACAGAATAAGGATCCCGTCTTGAAGTTTGCTGGCATTGCTCTGATCTGACTGTAAGATTGAACATCTGTGAGGCTCTCAGAGACAGCAGCTCTCCAGAACGAAGTACAAACAACTAAGTCACGGACGAACTAAAACAcagaacgttaaaaaaaaagaagaaaagcgaAGGCAGAGATCTACTAACAGAAACAATGTCAGCACAAAACTTGCTGAACAGTGTATTCTCTTGCTCATCCCCGACTGCACCCAAAGTGCTCTCTAAAAATCGTCTCCGGCAGACACGAAGCCTGGATCCTGCGATCATTCGCAACTACAGCAGCGATGCAGAAGAACAGTTATCTTTGAATTATGAAGAGCTAACCATCGGGGCTTCCATTCAGGGTAACAGGTGGCAAGAGCTAGACTACTATGCAATCTCTGAAAACATGTCTATGTCATCGACAGAATCTACGACTAAATCAATCCGTCTTAAGCAAAAACCAGTGCCTCTTGGTTCGTTCTCTACCCCTACAACTCCCCTGGAAAAATCCTCCTCCACCAGCTTTCACTTCGACTATGATATTAGAGGAATCAAGAGAAATACTGCCTGGGACCTGCCTTTCCTGGCTCGTAGCCCTCTGGCTCTCACCCCCAGCGGCAGCACCAACAGCATCTTCTCCCCCAGAAAGTGGCTACAACAGAAAAAAGTTCAGCCGCAAACTAGCCAGTCCTATATTGTTTGGAAGTCAGAGGTAAGAGTGCTGATTTCAAAGATTTTATGTCATAGTACTCTATATAATACAGTTCTCACTACCTGTATGTTGTTTGTCTGTGTATTCATGCACTACGGTGACAAAACCCCCCCTTAACCATAGTCATGTATACAAAAATGTTGGTCTCTTGAAACCATTCCGACAATagatacagatttttttaatgagatAACTCTGGTAATCGAAATATATTAgctatggtatttttttttacgtcaTTATAACCTCATAATTTTAGTACGGGTTTTGTattctgttgatttttttttacttgtcccTCAAGTTTCCACTGAAAGTATGATACCTTCAGACTGTAATGTCTCCACATTGCCTTCTGTTATAAACCTTAGTCTGCCTCTGTTGTGAAATATTTAGTTGAATGCAGAAATGAAATGCACTATGTCATA
This sequence is a window from Spea bombifrons isolate aSpeBom1 chromosome 2, aSpeBom1.2.pri, whole genome shotgun sequence. Protein-coding genes within it:
- the MSL3 gene encoding male-specific lethal 3 homolog isoform X1 produces the protein MAAPSLTNSVFLFPYGQCGAVAAAGVSLPAPRHDEQMNSRGMKLKFHKGEKVLCFEPDPTKAKVLYDAKVVDVVVNKDDKGRKTPEYLIHFNGWNRSWDRWAAEDHVLRDTDENRRLQRKLARKAVARMRRKGRKKRRCRLPGVDSVLKNEKEDNDESSLSSSSEDSEEGTDEEIKSEESDFEDKTEMKEEQDNHSKRDMDEKSIVIEIPDVLKKKLEEDCYYINKRKRLVKLPCQTNIITILESYVKHFAINAAFSANERFRHHQTSANVNMNLHYVPPEKNVELCKEMVDGLRIMFDYTLPLILLYPYEQAQFKKVTSTKFFLPIKETASFSNRNQEEVSPSPPLLNPPTPQSTDSQQTGEPATPKRRRTESDLLQSLRRSTRHSTSCDRLSESSSSPQPKRRHPETPTSMPKLFLHLEKKTPVHSGSSSPITLTPSKEGSSVFSAFEGRRNNELNEVLSWKLMPENYPSSDQPPPPSYIYGSQHLLRLFVKLPEIMGKMFFTEKNLKALLKHFELFLRFLAEYHEDFFPESAYVAACEAYYSTKNPRAIY